One Panulirus ornatus isolate Po-2019 chromosome 1, ASM3632096v1, whole genome shotgun sequence genomic region harbors:
- the LOC139756363 gene encoding uncharacterized protein translates to MNVDNMQKFEILYDGRTLSSWEHLSLSPSTHCLVSLLHFIYRNLKKRKTSVALMFVHFTKDYSLVNHNIMKKKAVDPELRWCLVLWLADFLTARHQLVHFRGVAAASPPLSCGVPQGSKMGPLCFLILINDALRDTNDSQMYVDNSPDISALQHIISNLQECTMANYVPTTPRLMMQGNILQPDIILGSDILRVVGDFNILGVTIVDGINWKSHMDLIHMFIQSVALPSLPKH, encoded by the exons atgaatgtggacaacatgcaGAAGTTTGAAATATTGTATGATGGCCGA ACCCTCAGCAGTTGGGAACATTTAAGCCTTTCCCCCTCCACTCACTGCCTTGTCAGCCTTCTACACTTCATCTATCGCAACTTGAAGAAGCGCAAGACCTCTGTCGCACTCATGTTCGTACACTTCACAAAGGATTACAGTTTGGTCAACCATAACATTATGAAGAAGAAAGCCGTCGACCCTGAACTACGGTGGTGTCTCGTCTTGTGGCTGGCGGACTTCCTGACCGCGCGACACCAACTCGTTCACTTTAGGGGAGTGGCTGCGGCATCACCACCCCTATCATGCGGTGTCCCACAAGGAAGCAAGATGgggccgctctgcttcctcatccttatcaatgACGCCCTGAGGGACACAAACGACAGCCAGATGTACGTAGACAACTCTCCCGACAtcagtgcccttcagcacatcatcagcaaccttcaggagtgCACTATGGCCAACTACGtaccaaccacaccaagactgatGATGCAAGGCAACATCCTGCAACCTGACATCATCCTAGGCTCTGACATCCTCCGGGTAGTTGGAGACTTCAATATTCTTGGTGTCACCATAGTCGACGGTAtaaactggaagagtcat ATGGACCTCATCCATATGTTTATCCAAAGTGTGGCACTACCCAGCTTACCCAAGCATTAA